Within Acanthochromis polyacanthus isolate Apoly-LR-REF ecotype Palm Island chromosome 3, KAUST_Apoly_ChrSc, whole genome shotgun sequence, the genomic segment CGGTGCAGGTTGATGTTGGAGCTGTGCCTAACGCAAGGAGACAGGTGTTAATCAGAATGCTCCCGATAGCCGCATTTTAGAagcacatgtatttgtacttacagtcaatttatttttcatactGACAAGTTATCTTACTTCAAGAAAATGGTACCAGGCTTTAAAGATTCAACATCTAAGACTCACTACATGTGTAATTATTGGTACAATCACTCCAGGTACAGAAACACTCACATGGAGAAAAATCCACCCAATAGCTCTCCCCAGAAAAAGTGCACTAACATAGCAACGAGAGAGAGCATCCTGCTAGTGTTTACCACTGTCAGCATGTCTGCACTGCACAGCCCTCAAATCCAATAGACTCTGACTCAATTAAATACTCCACCATATTGAATGGGAGTTTATCAATTGATTCGAGCTGTGGTAATGTGATAATCGAGGGGAACTGGATAGCATATTAGCACTAGGCCCTGACAGCATTATCGCATTCATTCCCTATCGGAGGTGGCTTAATCGAGCACCTCAATGAACATGTCTTTATGTAGCCCTGGATTTAATTAAGATGGGCATTTCTCCCAAACACAATGTGCTACAGTTGATCAAAGAAACTAAGTAACAAGTGCCATGCTTAAGCCAGGATACAGTTAGTGAGGATTTCAGTTAGCACACAAAGCCATGCTAAAGGATGCAAAGTGAAATGGACTTGGAAATCAAATTCTATGCCTTTTCGCTTCAATTTCACAGTTGCCAACGAAGGCTAAGACAGGGGGGGACCCATGGTACACTTGTCACAACAACACTGCATAACACAGAAAGGAAACTTAAGCAACCAATGACCAGAGTCAGATATGACATACACAAGGCCTGCTCCTCTCATCTCAGGTCAGCACTCAAATCAAATGAGAATAATATGCAAACACTCAGTGCCTTTAATGTGAAGGGTTTCCATGCAGGGAGGAGGGCACATGtgtgtgaaacaaaacaaaaatttaaaaaagaaaagggaaaaaaaggtcaTCCTTAGCAGGACGGGCAAAAATGGAGTCACAATGGATAGTAGAGCTTACCAGCAGTGGCAGGGTTGATGCAGTCAAAAAGGGTCCCTTTCCTTTAATTATTTACTTCCCTATCCGACATTGTCCTGCAAGAGgtaaaaatacattcatttgAGGGACCCTTTTCTGTGAACCAAGCAACCAGGAGCCCGTCCACTCGAGCATCGTCAGCATTGTGGGGAGAGAGCGTGGCAAATCGATTGGCCGTGGCTgtcactgcatgtgtgtgtttgcacgttctcatgtctgtttgtgtgtgcgaaaaacagaaaatatactACTTCCATATAGCGAGACTTCGATCAAAAtcctttgttcttttttatccTTTGATAGTACAATGGCACCCATATGGAGTTAACTTATGGATAAAATATGGGAGTCATGATTCAACGTCTGCAGCGCCGCATCCCTCTCTCTCAAAAACACGTGTAGATGCTTGGCTGGGAGAGACCGGACTGTTTCTATACAGTCAGAAATATGCCGTAATCAGTGATCAGTATTTGGGAAAATGGGTACATTTCCTGCAGGATCACTGACCAGCAAACTTGAGATGTGAAGGGGTGGGGAGCCACAGATTTGTTCAGTTAAACCTGAAGTTCAGGATGCTGTTGATGATGCTCAGGTAGGCAGGTCCTTTGCAACATGTCTCCATCTCTATAACAACACCTTCTCACTGCTAATAAGCTCTAAGTTAACCATGACTACCTATTAGAGTCAAACATGTTAAATATCATGCAGTAAGTAGCCTGCGGAATAGCTATAATAGCCATTTTAGATACGTAAAATGCACACCACATTGTTAAAAAAGTCACAGTATTTATAATCACAGTAACCACtagaattatttttattcacagAAATCTGCAAGCAAAAtaaatttcatcatcatttGTAACCATTAggaaatgatttatttacaggagctgaagagaaaaaaaaagagagcccAGTTTATAGTCATTTGCACAAACATTGTATTTAACCCCAGTGTTTGCAGTGCCCTGTTGCCCTAAATAATCAAAGGAAGTCCGCTGAATTCACGCACAGCAGACGTAATGCCCTCCTCCCTTCATTTATCAGATTTAGACTTTCTGCCCCATTTCCCACTCCCCTCTAtgcctccacctccatcactccTCTTCAGTGTGCTCTATCTTTCCTCCCCCAAACCCAGCTCCTCAGTTCCCCCTTCCTCCATTTCGAACCTCCCTGTTGGCCAGTAATGTGGCTGGCAAACCAATTTGACAGTCTCATCTTCGCCCAAAAGATGGGGGAGGCCTCCAGAGAGCCCATTTTTGACTGTGCAGAGGAGGCAGAGCGAGAGTGTGCCCGTCCCAATCGGCGTTAATCATCTTTAGGTTCGTCTGATGGCCCTTGCCCTTGCTTTTGTGTCAGcgcgtatgtgtgtgtatgttgtctAAATGACTCATAATGTGTAAATGAGATGGAAGGCTGAGTGGTATTAAACTGACACCAGCGGTTCTTTGTCTTTCCTGTCATTTGGGGTGTGTTATGAGGTTTTGGGTGTAAGTGGGAGGACAAGAGTTTCAGTAGCATTTATCACTCTCTGTCACTGTATTATCTCTGTTGCATTGTTTCAGCCTCTTGAACGGCACGAGGATGATTTTATGATCCTCGAGCAAACGAGTGAATAGAAATTAAATATGCGTTTGATGTCATATGAAAATCGTTTTGATTTAAATTAATTGAAATCACTCGCAGTGTTACAACTAGAATTCTGTTGATGGCAATGTGCGTGTACAAAAATCTCCTTTATTCTCCTCAAAATGAATCACAATCAACTGGGAGGGATAAACCGAAGGGATGTAATATTTCAAGTTTCTGTCTTTAATCCAGCAGATATTTTAAACATGGGTTGAGTGGCTTTTGCTGAGATATTCTCTCTATGAGCAGCATGCCCTTTGTTTATAAGAGACAAACTGCGAGCCGATTGTGGAGCAGCGGAGCCGGGCCCACATGCCGTGAGGGGACTGAgggaaaaggagggagacagCGAGAGGAAggggagaggaggaaagagactCTCCAACATAATTAACCTTCACTCTCTCCGTTTGCAGTGGCCCATGCAGGGACCACGGGCTGCACACGGCTGCACCATGGGAACGTCGAAGAGGGAGGTCACCTGCTCGCTGCGGCGACATAGAAGGAGCGGGTTAAAATGCTGGGGTGAAGGTTACAAATAAAAGAATCATAGGCTGATAAAAATAAGACGAGCAAGGCTTGCCACCAGTTTAAAAATTATGATTAACAAGGCTAATAATGGCGATGATGACTGGCACGCTCTTTTCCAGCAGTTAATCATGCAGCTTCTTCAACACTTGTGCCGACGCTGCTCACTCCCCACAATAAATATGCAATCATTTACCTCCGTGCAGCAGGCGGCCAGGAGGCTGGGAGAAAACACCCCACTGTAAAACCACGCACACACATTTATCTTGCTCTGTTCTACACTCAGAACCAGACACGTTACATGCTCGCTCAAGGACACGTTAAATTATCCTTTTCCCTATGACTGTGTGAGCATGCACAGCGTCCATGTGCACAGATGTTTAGATGTGTTTGAGATCTGCTGTTTATTCTGCAGTGCGGGGACCCGACTGATACTTTTTCCTTGGtaaatacatttacagtatTCCAACAGTGGCATCGGCTCTTGGTTGTTTTCCTCTGTGGATCAAATGGGCTCCTCtcagttttcttctttactTTGATACACAAACTTTTGATGCTGGTTTCTGATGGTTTtcttcaacaccattagctcgCACTAGAACACAGGTGtgatccattaaaaatcagccatttcctgCTGCAATAGTCATCAACCACATTAACGGTGTATAGACTGTattatttatgattaatttcatgttatcttcatttaaaaaatgcttttctttcaaaaataaggacatttctaaatgacgcTAAACTgttaaacggtagtgtataaatatataatatgtaTCGATATGCAGAGGACTTTCCTGTTGCTTAATGTCTTAACGTCAGCAGCTGTTTGGGAAGTCTGCTTTAACATATATTAAtcagctgcaaaaacaaaaataaataaccaaTGATTaactttccttttttaaaatctactCTGTTTGTTAATTTAACGGTTCTTGTTCCTCTGCGTTAAGTAATAATAAGCATTTTATTAATTCTCTATATCTGAGGTGAACCACTGGAAAGAGCTACTTATTAATTGTGACGGCCAACACTGTCTGCAAATccaattaagaaaaataatacaGTTTGACTTATCAAATTTACTACTGATAAACACTCAAAACACTGTTTGTGCAGATGCAGATAAATTTGTACATGTAGTTTCTTAATCTTATCAGGGAAAACGCTCTGATGAAAACAACTAAATTATATTCTCGTTTTATTGCTACCATTACGCTCAAACGTACATTATGCCATTAGAGGATTATCAGGGGACAGATCTGATGAGAGCACGGCTTGTGTATTGACTCCTCTCAAAGCCCGAGGATTTCTCGAGCTATGCAGTGCTCTTCTTTCTGTTGTCTTGTTCCCTGTTTGAACCTGTGGCACAGTAATGTGTCCCATATGCTATCAggaaaaatatggaaacaatAGTGTGCTTAGGTCTTACCCACCCAGAGCTATACTGTGCACTGCTGGCTTAAAGAAGCATTGTTTTTCCTAGAAGCTCGTCCCTTCGTGCAACAAAGTTATCTCTGTCTCCCATATGCTCTGCCACATTCTGCCTTTGAATGGCATTTATATGCTGGTGTTTCTCATCACTGGAGTCAAactgtcacacacatgcacgcatcCAAGCTGACACAGGAAGAGAGGAAGCACACGGAAGAGTTCATGTTGAGGTGTTGTCCTTTTTCTGTGCAATATGGTCAAATCTGTGAactttctgtgtctgtctgcagcgACCCACTTGGCTGCATATTTGTGAAAAGTCACCTTCCCCACCCCAACTTTctaccttttcttttttggtgatatttccCCCCTCACTTTATGTTATCATTTGGTTCAGAGTTTTGTGTGAACCATTATGGGGTTGTGAAAGCAGATTTCAGTGTGAAGGGATTAAATTACAAAACggaccaaaaaaaataaaaaataggacAGCTGTagaaatttaacattcagaTTCATGGAATCCATCATAGCACCAATAAAAATCTGAGCAATATCTGCATATTACTGTTGACCCTTAACTGGGCTAGTTTCAGGAATTGATATTTACTCTTAACTCTTAGTTACCAGTAAAATCTTTTCTCATGTTAAAATCCCCAATAAATGTGTTCTAATCATaagttaattattttttatctgttAACCTTTTAACAGCATTAAGAGGATagttacaaagagacacaaacaagtacttttcttgtttctctgtTGTGTGCATCAGTGTGTATGTACGTGTGAGTGAATGTGTGAAAGTGCTTGTACGAGTGTGTGCCTGCACATGTTGCACAGCAGAGTGGTCCTGCCTTAGGCATTTACTATTCCTAAGGCCTTGTCATAAGAAGAGAGCGAACCCACTCACTGGTGGCAGTACACCACACTGAGGCATTGCATGCTACTAAAACACTTTCTGTCATCTTGCTGCTCTCGGCACAGCTGTGTCAGCCGAGCAGCAGGGTTGCACCTTCACGGACACTAACTTGTCTCCTGCTCTGCTCCCCCTGCTCTTCCCTCACGTTTATTCTAATGGAGTCCCAGAATTACCTGCTGTATTTACATGCTGCTAATGAACAAACAGTGCGAAGAACAGATGCCACAAAACCAACAAATGTAGTAAAAGGCTTCAGATAGAAAAGGAGCAGGGACTTTGGCAGAAGAAGACAGTAGTGGTAAAAGAAGAGATGGGTGTGTGTCATAAGATAAAATGCTgatgaaaaaatgtgtattaatcACTCTGGAAAGAATCCCCTCCCCAACTGCAGTAAAGTTGCAACTGGTCCCTTACTTAAAGGGCCATTTTTCATTAATGTTGCAAAAGAATTTCTTTTTAGCTCTATTCCTATTAAAGAACAAGTATTTAGTATTAGTAAGTGTTAtgtaaaggatttttttttttaatcagaggTGTATGTGAAAACACACATGGTACTGTAATACTTAAAATGCTGGGTGTCTTTGAGGGGcagaaaatatttcacagttttcaTTCAAAGACTGAATCACTTGGTGAAGTGACCATCTTTGGTTGCACGAATAGCAAGGAAATATGATTTTGTTTCAACACaagtaaatattcacacacacacaactcttATGTGTAATGGATAATCCATGTATCTAGATATTTAgtgttgtggaaaaaaaacttatcaTTATGCATGTTTGAATTTAAAAGTCACTCTCAGAATGAATCAAATATTTGTTATCTCTTAGTCTGTCCAAACCCAGGACACCTGTGATGCCATGTACCTCCAGCATTTGTTGTTGCATCAACCTGCTACCAGGTGTGCTACAGCATATATATATTCCAAAGTGAGTGTGTGGGACTGATATGTGCTAACAAGCCCAGGTGTATAGAGCTAGCCTCACCTTTTAATGCGCTAATGAATGCAGTGGTTTGACAAACCGCTGTCTATGTTAATGTATGCGCCTTCATCTCCCTGTGACAAGGTGAGGTGATAAGGGCAGGTAAACAACACACAGCAGCTTGAGGGTTGATGGGTATGTACAAGTGCttgttgaaatgtgtgtgtatgtatttcTCGTCAAGGCATCCTACTTTTCTAAAGTTTGATTTGACACAGCAGATGTCTCTgaatcattttagttttcagtaaGCTAACGGAAGTTAAGTGATAGTCTATCCAGACAAACGTTGTGCACTAATGAACTGTGGCAGATAAAGTTTCATGATTTTAATAACATGGAATGTAAAGGcatttttaccacaaaaatagGGGTATATCTAccatagattttattttaaaaagttagatctctataaaacaaaaaaatattagattttgtAGGCATTATCCATTATCTAAATGACCATAATAGGTTATAAAAATTGAAACAAACCTACCTGCGACTGTCGCAGTTACATTTGAATAAAATGGTTACATTACAAAGTTCTAGCACTGACCTGTCTCGGCTCCGCCGGGAAGGGAAAGCGGCGTTGCAGCCAGCCACAGTGCACACATGCATCTCTTTGAGGTGCACATTCTTGTAGTGCAGTTTCATGCTATAGGAGCTCTTGAAGCTTTTCTTACAAACATAGCAGATCTTGGGGTCAGGACTGGAACATGGATCTCCCTctggtgattgagaagaaggaaaTTTGGGTGGGCTGGCACCGTAGCCCATTGAAGAGATGAAGCTCTCATGCAGAGCAGCCATGctcgcagcagcagcagcagctgctgccaTTCCTCCATTGTATAGGCCATACTGGCCCATACAGAACATGTCGTAAGTTGGATCATTGAGTTCTTCCTTGATCTTGATTGGGGGCTGGTGATGGGAGGGTGAGGAATGGCCTTTTCCATCCATTTCCTTTCTCAAATGAGCTTCCTCACTACCCTCATTGTCTTGTTCCTTGTCCAGACTCCTCCTGCCGTGTTTTTGGTGTTCCTCCACATCCATCAGCTCATCTCGGTAGAACATCTTGGAATCAGAGGTTTCGGACTCATTCTCAAAGTCTCTCTCATGGTCCTGATCCTCAGAGGTAAAGCTGTCCATACATCGGAGCTCAGAGGCTCCACCTCTGCTGTCACTACCAGTCCCTTCCCGGCATTCATCTTCACTCTGTCTCATCATTCCTCTCAGAGCTAAGCCagggctcatctcgtcctgggAAGGGGATTGCTGCCCACTACCACCACCACTGTGGTTTCTGCCACCACTAccactgttgttgttgctgttacaGTTTCCATTAATTTTGACATTGTTGTGCAGGAGAGACGattggtgatggtggtgattaTGGTGGATGTTGTCATCATCGTCCTCATCTTTGTCTTCAAATTCATCTGCTACGTCAATCACTTCCTTCTCAATCTTAACTGGCATGCTAGATTTACGAGGCTTCTTTTTGGGAGTGGGGTCACTGCTGCCAGTGTTGAGGTCCTGATTGGCACTAGGTGTAGGTAAGCGGTGGGACATGTGCCCTGCCTCTGACAAATGAACATTATTGTGTGAagccacagctgcagcagccagGATCTGTTGTTGCTGGTCCATCAGGGTGGTGctgttggtggtggtgggcATGATAGGACTGGTGGGCAGTGACACGGGAGGACTGACGAGGTCCGCAGGGGACAGTAATGTTCGGTAGAAGGGGGGCACTGGCTGGACTGGCTGTACTGACTTCAGGGAGGGGAATACAAGTGGACTTTGCAGGGGAGACTGAAGCATAGGGTCTACTGGTGGAGTAGTGAAACCCAGTGGCGGTCTTCCAGGGCTGGTGAGAGTAAAACCACCATTCTTGGTGCTTGAGATGACAGGTGTACCAGGGGTTGAATTGGCCCGGATGAGGTCCTTGTCGCGGTTATTGCGCAGCATGGGCATGTGCAACCGTGGATTGGGATTGGCACTGTGGCGGTTGCGACTGCGTAGTGAGCTGAAGACCATATTGCAACCCTCAATGGTGCAACGATGTTTTATCTTCAGGTGTACAGCATTATAGTGTATCTTAAGTGTGCCTTTATCATAAAAGGTTTTCCCACAAGAGTTGCAACACACACGACCCTTCCGTGAGGTGGCTCCCATGCGGCGCATACGATGCATTTTGGAGGAAAAGGAAGGATGGGTAATGGTTTTCGACTGTTCGTCCTTTACAAAGTGGTGGTGGACCTGGTGATCACTCAAGCTGTTTGGTTGCTGAGGTTGATTTTGAGACTGCTGTTGGccctgctgctgttgctgctgaagctgtgtctgctgttgctgctgttgagCCTGCTGGGTGGAAGGGGTTGGAGAGATGGGTGACGCCCTGTTGTTGGGTTCCTGCTTGGGTTCAGTGTTGTTCATGCTTCCCAGTGCTCCACGACTAGGGCTCTGACCTGTGCGGAAGGGTGATAGGGACACTTCTGATTCACTGGTTTCCACTTGTTCTCCTTGGTTTGGCAGACTGGGCTCCCGGAGCCTGAGAGCAGACTGCTCCATAGGGAGGCCATTGGGGGCAAGCCAAGCATGGGGGCAGAGACTGGGTTAATGTACTGGAAAGGCAGGAGGAAGGCTAAGCTGTTGGGGATATTCTCAAAATGGTGAATGCTGGATGGGCTACTGTTTTCCAGATGTGTCAGGAGCCCTGGGCTGCGGGTCCTGTTGTTACTCTCAATGAATGTCCTAATCCCGGAGTCTGTCTTGGAAGAGGGAACTGTAACTGCCTGACCTTCCTTCTCCTGAATGGCCATCAGCTCCACAATGGACTTAGTCTCACCAAAGCGCAGGAATTGCTGCAGGGTGATGATCTCCTCTTCTCGGGACATGATGGTCCAGCGGTCCAGCACCTTGCCTGCAGCATCCTAGATGCCCCAGAAGAGACAAGAGagaagacaaaaatacaaacctTTATTGATTGTGCATAATCAGTGTGGTCAAAGGAGAAGACAGAGTAGGGGTTAGTTTGTAAAGGTCTgcttttctgctcataaaattcAGATGCCCCTGGAGCGCCAAGTAAATAACAAAGCTTTGTCAAACGTGCCTCCCTTCCACTGTCCGGCCTTTCCATCCACTCTTtacacattcatttttttctgtaaagcgTCCCTGTAAATGTAACCATTAACATGCAGACATGAGAGCTTAATTGAGACATAAGCAAACAAATCTCGGGTCTCTGTGACTTCAAACATTGTAGGGATGTTAATCTGACAATAACAGCTTTATGAGGGATGTGAACTCTTGCTGGGACTCCCTCTGTACACAAACCGTACCTAGGGATATTTACAAAACAGTGTGAGCCagagaaaaaaatgccaaaagaaATAATAGAATAATTAATATAAGCCAGCAACTGTACCTTGCTTTGCTGGCATTTTTCTTAGTCTATCTCTGAGGCAGTGAAATGCTTAAGGGAGGACACCGTGTATATATGGTATTGGACATtcaaagagagaagagaaaatcTCATGTTTATTGAAGGTTGTGTTTAAGAATGCCTAAATAGAGGTTCTGTTCCTTTGTATTTAGAAGAACTGATATTTATCATGATTAGATATTTGTGACATCTAAAGGATATATAACGTGCTACTTTACAAATGAATCATATCAGTATGTCAATGAGGTTTAAAGAATGCACACCCCTTTTCAccttaaatataataataaatcactTTACAATAACCACTTTATTTGGGACACGGTCAACTGATGATACACTTTCAGTTGATAGCAGCTTCCCATGAAAAGGGCAGGAAtctaaaataacacattttaacaaCAGATGACTTATTATAACCCTCAGCATTTctattttcatgtgtttgtttcgAGGCTTTGGAGTGATGAGAAACATGTTTCCATCCCAAGATACCAGAACTACTCACTGGGAATCGGGCATTATTCCAAATAGAGCACTTTGCTTGGCTAGTGTCTTTCGGAGATGTGCTATTAACGGCTAAAGAATAAGAAAGTTACTCCATGCAAATGTGCACACAGTCAAACATCAAGAGATGGAAAGGGATTCTGGGAGAGGAATCTgggcacattttcagaattcaCTTTGTGGTTTAGCTACTAAGGTTGAGGCACTGAAAGTTTGATCCACTacttttgtcttcttctgtgaACCCACCTGTCTTTCTACTTCTTAGCACTGATGATAAAAAGGATCAAAATGATATCTCTTTCGTCGCTATAGTTTTTACATGAGCTGGTATGGGGTATTTGTGTCAACAAGATGGAAACAGacaagagagggagacagagtaAATAGTACAGTTAACACACAGACTCCTGGGGGACCAGACGCAAGCGACATCAAGGGAGTAACACAAGTGATGACAATTAGTCACACTGAAATGGTAACATTTCTTATATGCTGCTAGCTACTGGCATCTATAAAAGATAAATGGCAACTCTGTTGagtaaaaagctgtaaaaaccaACATCACAAAGCACAAAGGGCCTGTAAGGAGAAAACAGAAGATAAATGTTTAAAGAGAGacagcaaaagagagagagtaCGGGAGagacacagaggaagaagagcagaagcacagagaaaataaaagtgtgagtggTTTCACATCATGCCCTCAGATATACTGGAGAAATAGATTCTTCTGAGACGAAACATCAATAGTCACTGgggtatttgttgttaaatatacattaaaaaacattttacactttCATTCTGTGTGCGCTCTGGAGTTTTAGCCTGGAGGTATGACTTTAAATTCTAGCCTGGACACTATTATTTCATACTGCTTGGCCATCTGGGCATTAGTACTTCCATTTGATTTaattgaaacaaaaaatgaaagcaaattacAAAGTGAATCTTTAAATAGTTCCACAACCAGAATACTTCTTAAGAAATTGTAGTTCTAAGAAGTGCAGCtgtcttttcatattttcatgtgacaaaaaaagattaatttgtGTTACACATTTTAATACACTAAGGTAGCCTAGAGTTCCAATGCTAAAT encodes:
- the bnc2 gene encoding LOW QUALITY PROTEIN: zinc finger protein basonuclin-2 (The sequence of the model RefSeq protein was modified relative to this genomic sequence to represent the inferred CDS: inserted 3 bases in 2 codons), with product MSKEAELDVRGSECDTVPPEPSRDPEPPRPPPAKANGATGTAGVCTSITSSSHSSSSXSSSSSSRSGLGGISIVSSSAEGAGESSMQFSTRPPSAEQPGFMGTWQQQSTDSNLLYRMSQQGAVTRLPLKCDRSTMGRDLEEAIRCTLVNCTCECFQPGKIHLRTCDQCKHGWVAHALDKLSTQHLYHPTQVEIVQSNVVFDISSLMLYGTQAVPVRLKILLDRLFSVLKQEEVLHILHGLGWTLRDYVRGYILQDAAGKVLDRWTIMSREEEIITLQQFLRFGETKSIVELMAIQEKEGQAVTVPSSKTDSGIRTFIESNNRTRSPGLLTHLENSSPSSIHHFENIPNSLAFLLPFQYINPVSAPMLGLPPXGLPMEQSALRLREPSLPNQGEQVETSESEVSLSPFRTGQSPSRGALGSMNNTEPKQEPNNRASPISPTPSTQQAQQQQQQTQLQQQQQQGQQQSQNQPQQPNSLSDHQVHHHFVKDEQSKTITHPSFSSKMHRMRRMGATSRKGRVCCNSCGKTFYDKGTLKIHYNAVHLKIKHRCTIEGCNMVFSSLRSRNRHSANPNPRLHMPMLRNNRDKDLIRANSTPGTPVISSTKNGGFTLTSPGRPPLGFTTPPVDPMLQSPLQSPLVFPSLKSVQPVQPVPPFYRTLLSPADLVSPPVSLPTSPIMPTTTNSTTLMDQQQQILAAAAVASHNNVHLSEAGHMSHRLPTPSANQDLNTGSSDPTPKKKPRKSSMPVKIEKEVIDVADEFEDKDEDDDDNIHHNHHHHQSSLLHNNVKINGNCNSNNNSGSGGRNHSGGGSGQQSPSQDEMSPGLALRGMMRQSEDECREGTGSDSRGGASELRCMDSFTSEDQDHERDFENESETSDSKMFYRDELMDVEEHQKHGRRSLDKEQDNEGSEEAHLRKEMDGKGHSSPSHHQPPIKIKEELNDPTYDMFCMGQYGLYNGGMAAAAAAAASMAALHESFISSMGYGASPPKFPSSQSPEGDPCSSPDPKICYVCKKSFKSSYSMKLHYKNVHLKEMHVCTVAGCNAAFPSRRSRDRHSSNINLHRKLLTKELDDIVLDPQLTPLPKDLRAEILAKIYAGHHMGLDPMAGMGIGGTNLGPAGLNHNAHSPMSNEYPHHPLNQHLKNYHTNGFSRGQPDDYMVLDLSTTSSVQSGSSVHSSHESDEGSDEGILLDDLEEEGEEEEEEEEGNSEGEDYSQRAEGQAEGGHRDETGELKGGRGEGLDPSSSPFLLSSTGGSNGSSSGILCNICHKMYSNKGTLRVHYKTVHLRELHKCKIPGCNMVFSSVRSRNRHSQNPNLHKNMPFSTIID